The following coding sequences are from one Desulfosporosinus orientis DSM 765 window:
- a CDS encoding MutS-related protein, translated as MNGLKERYEKRKEFYAQQAGELHRRINRLSNIRLGLSLVGLSLGVFFYIIYSRSLGIGMVLLTVILFIGLVFWHQSLRRKHLYRQILFENYAQSLQRLAGEWKSFPDKGEDFKNADHPFSEDLDLFGLNSLFQWINTAKTFRGRETLKEWLTAGPSEGEKILSRQEAVRELSKNLSWRQRFLAEACMAKGLMSSPQGIIQWAKTYDESYLRLRVLILARALPIVTISFLLIYLLTGKLSFWYPLLGIIIQSLILFAGKQRGKALKAVYPYKESIKIYEKMLARIERRSFQAEYLQDLKEGLPNREGTPAFQQIKKLAAITDMIANRDNAIFLIVNILTLWDIQCMIALESWKEKSGRFLGRWLETIAEFEALSSLAGIHYDHPDWTFPEINPAESGIRAVRMGHPLLRGAVCNDLTIDKHSGILLITGSNMSGKSTLLRTVGINLVLAYAGAPVYARSFSCSRLQLYSCMQVSDNLGESISSFYAELLRIKQIVLATKEQGNIFFLLDEIFKGTNSQDRHLGAKILIRQLSKAGAMGMVSTHDLELGDMEKESRGGIRNFHFREYYENDEIHFDYKLRLGISTTRNAMYLIKMAGIEVEGV; from the coding sequence TTGAACGGTCTCAAAGAACGCTACGAAAAACGCAAAGAATTTTATGCCCAGCAAGCAGGCGAGCTGCATCGAAGGATTAATCGCCTAAGCAACATAAGATTGGGCCTCTCCCTAGTTGGTCTGAGCTTGGGAGTGTTTTTCTATATCATTTACAGCCGTTCCCTGGGCATAGGCATGGTGCTGCTTACGGTCATCCTTTTTATAGGGCTGGTCTTTTGGCATCAAAGTTTAAGAAGAAAGCATCTTTACCGGCAAATCCTCTTTGAAAACTATGCTCAATCCCTGCAGCGCCTGGCGGGGGAGTGGAAATCCTTTCCCGATAAGGGAGAAGACTTTAAAAATGCCGATCATCCCTTTTCTGAGGATTTAGACCTGTTTGGCCTGAATTCACTCTTTCAATGGATTAATACGGCAAAAACCTTTCGAGGCCGGGAAACCCTGAAAGAGTGGCTGACAGCAGGTCCCAGTGAAGGGGAAAAAATCCTGAGCCGGCAAGAGGCTGTACGAGAACTTTCTAAAAATCTTTCCTGGCGGCAGCGGTTTTTGGCGGAAGCCTGTATGGCAAAAGGGTTAATGAGTTCCCCTCAAGGAATCATCCAATGGGCCAAAACCTACGATGAAAGCTACCTGCGGCTTAGAGTTTTGATTTTGGCCCGGGCTCTGCCCATAGTGACCATTAGCTTTTTGCTTATTTATTTGCTGACAGGTAAGCTATCATTTTGGTACCCATTGTTGGGTATTATCATTCAGTCACTAATTCTTTTTGCAGGCAAACAGAGGGGAAAGGCTTTAAAGGCGGTTTATCCTTATAAGGAAAGCATTAAAATCTATGAGAAAATGTTGGCGAGAATCGAAAGACGCTCTTTTCAGGCAGAGTACTTACAGGATCTGAAAGAGGGTTTACCTAATCGTGAAGGAACCCCTGCGTTTCAACAAATCAAAAAACTAGCCGCTATAACGGACATGATAGCCAACCGGGATAATGCTATTTTTTTAATCGTTAATATCCTGACCCTCTGGGACATCCAGTGCATGATTGCTTTAGAATCCTGGAAAGAAAAATCAGGCCGGTTTCTTGGCCGCTGGTTGGAAACGATTGCCGAATTTGAGGCCTTATCCAGTCTGGCCGGTATTCATTATGATCATCCGGATTGGACCTTTCCCGAAATTAACCCGGCAGAGTCAGGAATTAGGGCTGTGAGAATGGGACATCCTCTTTTGCGGGGGGCCGTTTGTAATGACCTTACCATTGATAAACACTCCGGAATCTTGTTAATAACAGGCTCTAATATGTCTGGGAAAAGTACGCTGCTGCGTACAGTAGGTATTAATCTGGTTTTGGCTTATGCAGGAGCACCGGTGTACGCCCGGAGTTTTAGCTGTTCCCGGCTGCAGTTATACAGCTGCATGCAGGTTAGTGACAATTTAGGGGAAAGCATTTCTTCCTTCTACGCAGAACTGTTAAGAATAAAACAGATTGTTCTGGCTACCAAAGAGCAAGGGAATATTTTCTTTCTTTTAGATGAAATATTCAAAGGAACGAATTCCCAGGATCGACATTTAGGAGCCAAGATTTTGATACGGCAATTGAGTAAAGCTGGGGCCATGGGCATGGTTTCAACTCACGACTTGGAGCTGGGAGATATGGAAAAGGAAAGCAGGGGGGGGATTCGCAATTTTCATTTTCGTGAGTATTACGAAAATGATGAAATACATTTTGACTATAAACTTCGCCTTGGAATTTCAACAACCCGCAACGCTATGTATCTGATTAAAATGGCTGGTATCGAGGTTGAAGGAGTGTAA
- a CDS encoding ATP-binding protein codes for MEQNKATLLALDSLSIYRGLLEDQVLSKLKALLHCLNSGGPAAVQLSKVVNGYNEFFFALAKSGMTSLTQYILDLLIFDENPFSFACQRGEETGCQSILDKAVSQDLANLQRVAGLNVSVFKAEIAELFSSEIDKLVIIALPEWTAGYQPLCCPEHIQDIKAHFYRAEDWVQCLDELKTFYQNYGCGVFARYYAFVWEKTTGQGYLKGIDKPDPISLEQLVDYQYERNRVIENTLQFLNGFPANNVLLYGDRGTGKSSTVKGILNRYHSQGLRMIEIPKAYLADFPLIIRQLKNRSQKFIIFVDDLVFGDNEENYTSLKAVLEGGLESKTPNILIYATSNRRHLVKEYFSERAGLQSGNHDEEVHARDSMQEKLSLADRFGINVVFSSPDQNQYLAIVKGIAEARNLNADWELLRKEALQWALWYNGRSARTAKQFVDWFEGHVSLGNQ; via the coding sequence ATGGAACAGAACAAAGCAACACTACTAGCTCTGGATTCCCTTTCCATTTACAGAGGCCTGTTGGAGGATCAGGTTCTCAGCAAACTGAAAGCTCTCCTCCATTGTCTGAACTCAGGCGGCCCAGCAGCTGTTCAGCTCAGCAAGGTTGTTAATGGATATAATGAGTTTTTCTTCGCCTTAGCAAAAAGCGGAATGACGTCCTTGACGCAATACATCCTTGACTTGCTGATATTTGATGAAAATCCCTTTTCCTTTGCCTGTCAAAGGGGTGAAGAAACCGGCTGCCAAAGTATTCTGGACAAGGCTGTGTCTCAAGATTTAGCAAATCTGCAGCGGGTGGCCGGGCTAAACGTGAGTGTTTTCAAAGCTGAAATCGCCGAGCTGTTCTCATCAGAGATAGACAAACTTGTAATAATAGCTCTTCCCGAATGGACAGCAGGATACCAGCCTCTCTGCTGCCCGGAACATATCCAGGACATCAAAGCCCATTTTTACCGTGCTGAAGATTGGGTCCAGTGCCTGGACGAACTCAAGACTTTCTACCAAAATTACGGCTGCGGGGTATTCGCACGCTATTATGCTTTCGTCTGGGAAAAAACCACCGGACAAGGTTACCTGAAAGGAATTGATAAACCGGACCCCATCAGCTTAGAGCAACTGGTGGATTATCAATACGAGCGGAATAGGGTCATTGAAAACACCCTCCAGTTTCTGAATGGTTTTCCGGCCAATAATGTTCTCTTATACGGTGACAGGGGGACAGGAAAATCCTCAACGGTCAAAGGCATACTCAACCGCTATCATTCTCAAGGGCTGCGCATGATTGAAATCCCCAAAGCTTATCTGGCTGATTTTCCCTTGATTATTCGGCAATTAAAAAACCGCTCCCAAAAGTTCATTATTTTTGTTGATGACCTGGTCTTTGGCGATAATGAGGAAAACTATACCTCTCTCAAAGCGGTTCTGGAAGGGGGATTAGAAAGTAAAACCCCTAATATCCTGATTTATGCAACTTCCAACCGCCGGCACTTAGTCAAAGAATACTTCAGCGAGCGAGCCGGTTTACAATCAGGCAACCATGATGAAGAAGTACATGCCCGGGACAGCATGCAGGAAAAGCTTTCCCTCGCCGATCGTTTTGGCATTAATGTTGTCTTTTCTTCGCCGGATCAAAACCAATACCTGGCTATTGTTAAAGGCATTGCTGAGGCCAGAAATCTTAACGCAGACTGGGAACTGCTGCGCAAAGAGGCTTTGCAATGGGCACTTTGGTATAATGGCCGCTCTGCCCGCACTGCTAAACAGTTCGTGGATTGGTTTGAAGGGCATGTTAGCCTTGGTAATCAGTGA
- a CDS encoding DUF2164 domain-containing protein, whose protein sequence is MPANLLSKGMSTMKMQINIDKDTRKQLVEELKGYFWKERDEDLGNLGAELLLDFIINTIGPHLYNHGIQDAYSYMNERVEDLLALEKPLR, encoded by the coding sequence ATGCCGGCTAACTTACTATCGAAAGGAATGAGCACTATGAAAATGCAGATAAATATTGATAAAGATACTCGCAAACAGCTTGTTGAGGAACTCAAAGGGTATTTCTGGAAGGAGAGGGATGAAGACCTGGGTAATTTAGGTGCTGAACTTCTTCTGGATTTTATTATTAATACCATAGGTCCTCATCTCTATAATCATGGAATCCAAGATGCTTACAGTTATATGAATGAACGAGTTGAAGACTTGTTGGCCCTTGAGAAGCCTCTCCGGTAA
- a CDS encoding carboxymuconolactone decarboxylase family protein, with product MDDYFDNLDSTEVNLKYFTEHHENIYDAYEKYGQLIHKDGGPLDEKTCWLIKVALSTECQYPRALRTHILKAIRSGCSKEEIEHAILLVAPSAGFPRTMQGILILRNLLGEIEGNPIH from the coding sequence ATGGATGACTATTTTGACAACCTGGACAGTACTGAAGTTAACTTAAAGTATTTTACAGAACACCATGAGAATATTTATGATGCCTATGAAAAATACGGCCAATTGATCCATAAGGATGGCGGCCCTTTAGATGAGAAAACTTGTTGGCTGATAAAAGTAGCCCTCTCCACTGAGTGCCAATACCCCCGGGCCTTAAGAACCCACATTTTAAAGGCCATACGCAGCGGCTGCAGCAAAGAAGAAATAGAGCATGCCATTCTCTTAGTGGCTCCCAGTGCAGGTTTTCCTCGCACTATGCAGGGAATATTAATTTTGAGGAACCTTTTAGGTGAAATAGAAGGAAATCCCATTCATTAA
- a CDS encoding ABC-F family ATP-binding cassette domain-containing protein, protein MISTSRVTLRFGKRALFEDVNVKFLPGNCYGLIGANGAGKSTFLKILSGEIDPTNGEVSVTPGERIGVLKQDHFEFEEFEVLKTVIMGHSKLYEIMEEKDALYAKPDFSEEDGMRASILEGEFAELNGWQAEAEASELLMGLGINKDLQACKMKELSGNEKVRVLLAQALFGNPNVLLLDEPTNHLDLQSITWLENFLYNYENTVIVVSHDRHFLNKVCTHIADIDFGKIQLYVGNYDFWYESSQLALRLMREANKKKEDKIEELQRFIQRFSSNASKAKQATSRKKQLEKLTLEDIKPSSRKYPYIAFTPDREAGNNILEVKNLTVTIDGEKILDNISFLVNKGDKIAFVGPNGVAKTTLFKVLMGEITPDSGEFNWGITTTQAYLPLDNSSYFDTELNLVDWLRQFSKDPDESFVRGFLGRMLFSGDESLKKASVLSGGERVRCMLSRMMLSGANVLIFDEPTNHLDMESITALNNSLINLNGNILFVSQDHQFVQTIANRIIEITPKGLIDRQLTFDEYLENEDVKALVEKMYE, encoded by the coding sequence ATGATAAGTACCAGTAGGGTAACGTTAAGATTCGGCAAACGGGCCTTATTTGAAGATGTTAATGTGAAATTTCTCCCCGGAAACTGTTATGGTTTGATCGGTGCAAATGGTGCTGGAAAATCCACTTTCTTGAAAATTCTATCCGGTGAAATCGATCCTACCAATGGAGAAGTTAGCGTTACCCCAGGAGAACGTATCGGCGTATTAAAGCAAGACCATTTTGAATTTGAAGAATTTGAAGTACTGAAAACCGTCATTATGGGGCACTCCAAGTTATACGAAATTATGGAAGAAAAAGATGCCCTCTATGCTAAGCCTGATTTTTCTGAAGAAGACGGAATGAGAGCTTCCATTCTGGAAGGTGAATTTGCCGAACTTAACGGCTGGCAGGCTGAAGCGGAAGCCTCGGAACTCTTAATGGGCTTAGGCATCAATAAAGACCTGCAGGCTTGTAAAATGAAGGAACTCAGCGGTAATGAAAAAGTCCGGGTCTTATTAGCTCAAGCTCTCTTTGGCAACCCTAATGTTTTGCTACTGGACGAACCTACCAACCATCTTGATCTTCAGTCCATAACCTGGCTGGAGAATTTTCTCTATAATTATGAGAACACCGTTATCGTTGTATCCCATGACCGGCATTTCCTCAACAAAGTCTGCACTCATATTGCGGACATTGATTTCGGCAAAATTCAGCTTTACGTAGGCAACTACGATTTCTGGTATGAATCCAGCCAATTAGCCTTACGATTAATGAGAGAAGCCAATAAGAAAAAAGAAGATAAAATTGAAGAACTGCAACGATTTATTCAACGCTTTAGTTCGAATGCCTCTAAAGCCAAGCAAGCTACTTCCCGAAAAAAGCAGCTTGAAAAATTAACCTTGGAAGATATCAAACCCTCCTCGAGAAAGTATCCTTATATTGCTTTCACTCCCGACAGAGAAGCCGGCAATAATATCTTAGAAGTAAAAAACCTAACCGTCACGATTGACGGTGAAAAAATCCTCGACAACATTTCTTTTCTTGTTAACAAAGGCGACAAAATTGCTTTTGTCGGACCCAACGGCGTAGCAAAAACTACCTTGTTTAAAGTTCTAATGGGGGAAATCACTCCCGACAGCGGTGAGTTTAACTGGGGTATTACTACTACCCAAGCTTACCTGCCTTTAGATAATTCCTCCTATTTTGATACGGAATTAAATCTGGTGGACTGGCTGAGACAATTTTCCAAAGATCCCGACGAGTCCTTTGTCCGTGGGTTTCTGGGCAGAATGCTTTTCTCAGGGGATGAGTCCTTGAAAAAGGCAAGCGTTCTTTCCGGGGGAGAAAGGGTTCGCTGTATGCTTTCCCGCATGATGCTCAGCGGAGCAAACGTCTTAATCTTTGATGAACCTACCAACCACTTGGATATGGAATCAATCACGGCTCTCAATAATTCATTGATTAATTTAAATGGCAATATTCTCTTTGTCTCCCAAGATCACCAGTTCGTCCAAACTATTGCTAATCGTATCATTGAAATAACCCCTAAAGGACTCATTGACCGCCAGCTAACCTTTGATGAATACCTGGAAAATGAAGACGTAAAAGCACTTGTTGAAAAAATGTATGAATAA
- a CDS encoding zinc-ribbon domain containing protein, whose protein sequence is MFNDKILNCKDCGRDFEFTASEQEFYAEKGFTNEPGRCPECRAAKKAQNRNGGFGRQQREMFPAVCASCGKETMVPFQPSGDRPVYCRDCFQPRSRSNW, encoded by the coding sequence ATGTTTAACGACAAAATTCTAAATTGTAAAGATTGTGGCCGGGATTTCGAATTCACGGCATCGGAGCAAGAGTTTTACGCAGAAAAAGGATTCACCAACGAACCTGGTCGTTGCCCAGAGTGCCGTGCGGCTAAAAAAGCTCAAAACCGCAACGGTGGATTTGGCCGTCAGCAACGTGAAATGTTCCCAGCTGTCTGCGCTTCTTGCGGAAAAGAGACAATGGTTCCTTTCCAACCATCCGGTGACCGCCCTGTCTATTGCCGCGACTGCTTTCAACCACGCTCACGCAGCAATTGGTAA
- a CDS encoding DUF2680 domain-containing protein, with amino-acid sequence MKKKLAVGVLSAVLLAGGTTAVFGATDTSKLDEIKSLTQQMFSIQKQIIDKEVDAGLRTAEQADIMKKSIDKRQEASDKALAEGKVFGPGMGGKDLRMLDNAKQFFSKEPMTEEQIQAWSEAAQARIEAQVEAMKENGKLTDEQIQTWHDAALAQLKVQVEAMKNGTFVPGGMGMPMGKHGGHGDRSWGNKTAPDQSTSSDTSSTTNVQ; translated from the coding sequence ATGAAAAAGAAGCTCGCAGTTGGGGTTCTTAGTGCTGTGCTGTTAGCCGGAGGTACAACAGCTGTTTTTGGGGCAACAGATACGAGTAAACTTGATGAAATTAAGAGTTTAACTCAGCAAATGTTTAGCATCCAAAAGCAAATCATTGACAAAGAAGTGGACGCAGGGCTTAGGACAGCCGAACAGGCGGATATCATGAAAAAATCCATTGACAAACGCCAGGAAGCCAGTGATAAAGCCTTAGCGGAGGGGAAGGTCTTTGGCCCCGGTATGGGTGGCAAGGATTTAAGAATGCTTGATAACGCGAAGCAATTCTTTAGCAAAGAACCAATGACCGAGGAACAGATTCAAGCCTGGAGTGAAGCTGCTCAAGCTCGAATAGAGGCGCAAGTCGAGGCCATGAAAGAGAATGGAAAATTAACGGATGAGCAAATTCAAACTTGGCACGATGCCGCTCTGGCCCAATTAAAAGTTCAGGTAGAAGCTATGAAGAATGGTACTTTTGTACCGGGCGGCATGGGTATGCCTATGGGTAAGCATGGCGGTCATGGCGATCGTTCTTGGGGCAATAAAACAGCTCCTGACCAAAGTACGTCTTCAGACACGTCCTCTACAACCAATGTCCAGTAA
- a CDS encoding sigma-54-dependent Fis family transcriptional regulator gives MRALMLMSQMMTRDVPLLQTKTSLKQGVELLRSSKLDALPVIDEDGFLIGIFTKANVLDAFLAGAESSEMIEGHFNSQVVTVQADTPYREVEQRAKQSSVGTGVVIDKKGKALGIFTKVDMILALFREAEQLAIQLSTVYQAMPNGIIVVNHNNVIQQINPAGEKILGLKQDILKGRLFDSEFADLDLSLVLKQSQHLVGVQTQMNKVTVLCNISPIGERAGAVIVFQALTDFDQVALELDATKRLYETLLTVTNIAYEAIFVVDDQGKITLVNEAACQFFGKREKELLQKPIDQVIENTRLLRTLKTGMSETNEIQVIYGRPYIVSRLPIVRQGKIIGAVGKIIFQKLDEVKEVAQKLAQMDLELNYYKEQVGSTRLPVTFTQIVTVNHDMRRLKQEAEIAARGNSTIMLTGESGTGKELFAEAIHQASPHRNGPFVKVNCAAIPENLLESEFFGYASGAFTGAQKGGKAGKFAIANGGTLFLDEIGDMSLNLQSKLLRVLEDRCFEPVGSNETVKVDVRIIAATNKDLLQKVSSGEFRSDLYYRLNVISFRLIPIRNRAEDIIPLVNVFLERLNQDFGKRISGVTPEVQKTLIAHRWPGNVRELKNVIERAVNFAAGELLELADLPFYLREQKQEDRIKQSKEWNLGNAHEHLDKETLEKALLKTNGNKSEVARLLGISRSWLYEKIRKYDIKLPNR, from the coding sequence GTGAGAGCTTTAATGTTGATGAGCCAGATGATGACCCGAGATGTTCCTCTTCTACAGACCAAAACTAGTCTTAAACAGGGGGTAGAGCTTTTACGCTCAAGTAAACTGGATGCTCTGCCGGTGATAGATGAAGATGGTTTTTTAATAGGAATTTTTACAAAAGCAAACGTCCTAGATGCTTTTTTGGCTGGGGCAGAATCTTCGGAAATGATCGAAGGACATTTTAATTCTCAAGTAGTTACTGTTCAAGCCGATACTCCTTACCGTGAAGTAGAACAGCGAGCAAAACAGAGTTCGGTGGGTACAGGTGTAGTAATAGATAAGAAAGGAAAGGCTCTGGGTATTTTTACCAAGGTAGATATGATTTTGGCACTTTTTCGAGAAGCGGAACAACTAGCTATTCAGCTAAGTACGGTGTATCAGGCTATGCCTAATGGAATTATCGTCGTGAATCATAATAATGTTATTCAGCAGATCAATCCTGCTGGCGAGAAAATCCTTGGATTGAAGCAAGATATTCTTAAAGGCCGCCTTTTCGACAGTGAATTCGCGGATTTAGATTTGAGTCTGGTACTAAAACAATCACAGCATCTAGTAGGGGTACAGACTCAAATGAATAAGGTCACTGTTCTCTGCAACATTAGCCCTATAGGTGAGAGGGCAGGAGCAGTGATTGTTTTTCAAGCCTTGACTGATTTTGACCAAGTTGCTTTAGAATTAGATGCAACGAAGCGCTTGTATGAGACTTTACTTACTGTAACAAATATTGCCTACGAAGCGATCTTCGTAGTAGATGACCAGGGGAAAATTACGTTGGTCAATGAGGCAGCATGTCAATTTTTCGGTAAGAGAGAAAAAGAACTATTACAAAAGCCAATTGATCAAGTGATCGAGAATACTCGACTTTTGCGAACCTTAAAAACTGGTATGTCTGAAACCAATGAAATCCAAGTAATATATGGTCGGCCTTACATAGTCTCCCGCCTACCCATTGTACGCCAAGGTAAAATAATTGGGGCAGTGGGCAAAATTATCTTTCAGAAATTAGATGAAGTTAAGGAGGTTGCTCAGAAACTCGCTCAGATGGACCTTGAGTTAAACTATTACAAAGAACAAGTGGGCTCAACCAGATTGCCAGTCACATTTACCCAAATCGTTACAGTTAACCACGATATGCGCCGTTTGAAGCAAGAAGCTGAAATTGCGGCTCGTGGGAATTCAACAATTATGCTGACAGGGGAAAGTGGTACGGGCAAAGAACTCTTTGCGGAGGCAATTCACCAGGCAAGTCCACATCGTAATGGTCCTTTTGTCAAAGTTAATTGCGCAGCAATTCCAGAAAATCTTTTGGAGTCCGAATTTTTTGGGTATGCCAGCGGAGCCTTCACCGGAGCACAAAAAGGAGGCAAAGCAGGTAAGTTTGCTATTGCCAACGGAGGGACACTTTTTTTGGATGAGATCGGTGACATGTCTCTAAATTTGCAGAGTAAACTTTTAAGGGTGTTAGAGGACAGGTGTTTTGAACCGGTGGGAAGTAATGAGACAGTCAAAGTAGATGTGCGAATCATTGCTGCCACTAACAAGGATCTTCTTCAAAAGGTTTCGAGCGGAGAATTTCGAAGTGACCTTTATTACCGCCTCAATGTTATCTCATTTCGCCTTATCCCTATCCGTAATCGGGCTGAGGACATTATTCCTCTAGTGAATGTTTTCCTGGAACGGCTTAATCAAGATTTCGGAAAACGAATTTCAGGAGTTACACCAGAGGTGCAAAAAACTCTCATTGCCCATCGTTGGCCAGGAAATGTACGAGAGTTAAAAAATGTGATTGAAAGAGCGGTGAATTTTGCTGCTGGCGAATTACTGGAACTAGCAGATTTACCCTTTTATCTAAGGGAACAAAAGCAAGAGGATCGAATAAAGCAATCAAAAGAGTGGAACTTGGGAAATGCTCATGAACATTTGGACAAAGAAACGTTGGAAAAGGCTCTTCTTAAAACGAATGGAAATAAATCCGAGGTTGCCAGACTTCTAGGTATTTCTCGTTCTTGGCTATATGAAAAAATACGTAAGTACGATATTAAGCTCCCCAACAGGTGA